The segment CTTTCCTCTAGATGGCAATATTAAGATTTTGGCCTCACTTGGGCATTTGCTTCAGAAGGCCAGACACCGAAGCACAATGTGTTGACTTGTAATCGCATTTCACACAGCAAGACTGCAGATTTTCTATCACTTTAAGGCACCTAGACCATTTCAAAATGCCAATTAGAAACTATGAATACGAGGAAAATCAGATGCATCAGTAGCATAGGATAGCACAGAAGGTGAATAAGTTGACAGTTGCCTAATATGTAGATGGACTGGATCATGTTAATGAATAGAAATAGATTGCGGAAACACATTATAGCATCAATTAACCAAAAATACATCAAACCACACAGAAGGTCTTTCAGCACACAGAGGTTTGCTAACTGGTTAGTTTTAtgtaattaatatcaataataatccCTACTCTACAGATTCTCAGCACCATATATAGGGCTACTAGGCAGCACTAGCAATCACTTCCTCGTCCTAATACATAAGAGTATTGCCAGCAACAACTACGCTGGAGGGTCGCCAGCCATCTGAGAACTAAATTACCACTgggcaaaaagaaagaaatgactgagaaaagaaagaggatgaTAATCATGGCCAATGAGATTGCTCAAGAAGCTAATCAGCAGAGTTATTTTACATGTAGATAAGGATTCAACCATGATTTCAACCAACTCCCACAACCAATTTGACCAGTCACACagttaataaaatcaattggagaaacaaacatgttttaacCTCGCCCCAAAAGAGTTGTACCAGTTATTCCAACTTGCTTCATCAAATAATCATTCAAATACCAAACAGAACCTACCTACATGAAAAAGCAACTTCATCTAGAAAGAAGGTACTGTTGAAGGTTTCTCAAATCCAGTCACTACCACACGCTCCATCAGTTGCATAGAATTCAAGACAAACACACCAATCAGGCCCTCATCGCAGAGCAGAGATTTATTTTTGCAAACATTTATGGAGCACAAAAATATAGACATTTTTTGCCGGCAATTTGATTGCATGCTCTCAGGTTATTAGGTGGCAAAATATTCAAGAAAGCATCAGAGAATTTGAAAACTCCAATGATGACAGACAAAAAACCATGACTTTTAACAGTCCAGGAGGAGCATAAGCTGTAAAGGGCTTCATTGAAAAGACGCAAACTGAAACTTTAGCACTACACCTGCTCAATCACATATCAAGAACTGGAAGCATTGGAAGTTAAGACTCGAAACCAAGGAAAAAGGTCGCCCGGTAGAAGTTAGAACATCAACTAAAACGGCACAGCAAAGTCAGGAAATAAGACAAGCTGAGGAAATCAAGAAACATGCTTCACATTTTTCGGCCTAAATTAAAACTGGGTTATTAAAatcacaacattaaaaaaaataatcaagaaagatACAAAACAACAGAACTCTAAAGCAGTTTCTAGTTATAAGTGATCACCAAAACCTAACAATGCTTCAAATTTCTTTCCCAGAGCaaattattttgcattttggtcAAGGAATATTTGCTTGCGCTCCATCACAAATCAAGTTTCAACACCTTCTTATCAGTTCATCTTCTTTCtcttattaatatctaaaagaCAGTGGAAAGATGGGAAATTTTTGCCTCCAGTAAATCTCATAGAAAATTGCTAAGATGGAAAAAACCCCATAAGCAAGCAAAGCACAAAGGGTTGAAGCCCTGTAGAGCTGAATATCTagaaatttgatcttcattgaAAACCCATgaattatatcatatttttgGAGACAGCAAGCCAAGTTTACGAATTCCAGACAttagaaacaaagaaagatgaAACGAAAAGAACATCAGTTGCTTACTTCTGAGGGAGGAAGTTGTTTTTGGAGAGACAAGCTTGAATATCGCAAGCTTCTTTCTTGCACGGCTCTTTGCTTGCTCGtgccatttctttctttttattttgagaaaaaaattggcACCCGATCCATATCGCTTGTTGTTGAATTGAAAATTAACTGTTTATGGTCAGACTTCTCCACCAATGGCGGTgccaaatatttatttagataaaaaGTTGTGATACTTTTGTCTTATAAAAATACCGTAATTATAAGAGATTATCTACGAGTGTGCTTGGAAATGatgtaaattatattattttaaattttgaaattaaaattaaaaatatatacatgtttcgttttgatgtactaatattaaaaataatttttaaaaaataaaaa is part of the Populus nigra chromosome 8, ddPopNigr1.1, whole genome shotgun sequence genome and harbors:
- the LOC133701284 gene encoding uncharacterized protein LOC133701284 produces the protein MARASKEPCKKEACDIQACLSKNNFLPQKCLKVIENLQSCCVKCDYKSTHCASVSGLLKQMPK